One Dunckerocampus dactyliophorus isolate RoL2022-P2 chromosome 18, RoL_Ddac_1.1, whole genome shotgun sequence genomic region harbors:
- the pla2g10 gene encoding group 10 secretory phospholipase A2, which produces MTAFQRTLFLLAVVVATEAASSPQRTKRGILELAGIIKCTTGRSFFFYVFYGCYCGLGGHGKPKDETDRCCQKHDCCYADAEKEGCKPKRDNYEWTCEDNMASCDSLTDKCEKMLCECDRDAGKCLKGARYKWYYALWPNWACSSTTQSCDPL; this is translated from the exons ATGACTGCCTTCCAACGCACGCTTTTCCTCTTAGCAG TTGTTGTGGCCACCGAGGCTGCGTCCTCACCCCAGCGGACCAAAAGAGGGATCCTGGAGCTGGCGGGGATCATCAAGTGCACCACAGGGAGATCGTTTTTCTTTTATGTCTTTTACGGCTGCTACTGCGGACTGGGAGGCCACGGCAAGCCTAAAGACGAGACCGACAG GTGCTGTCAGAAACATGACTGCTGCTACGCAGATGCAGAAAAAGAGGGCTGCAAACCCAAAAGGGACAACTACGAGTGGACGTGTGAAGACAACATGGCGTCTTGCG ATAGCTTAACAGACAAGTGTGAGAAGATGCTGTGCGAGTGTGACCGAGACGCCGGCAAATGCCTGAAAGGTGCTCGTTACAAGTGGTACTACGCTCTGTGGCCGAATTGGGCATGCAGCTCCACCACGCAATCCTGTGATCCATTGTGA
- the LOC129171076 gene encoding phospholipase A2-like yields the protein MNAFLHMLLLFAVAVASQGPSSHPRSKRSLIDLKGIIKCTTGRSLSSYLWYGCYCGVGGHGKPKDDTDKCCYKHDCCYEDAKSKGCNPLTDDYDWKCEDKMVACDHLTDRCERILCECDRDVAKCLSNARYNWYYAWWPNFLCGSGRKCD from the exons ATGAATGCCTTTCTCCACATGCTTTTGCTTTTTGCAG TGGCCGTGGCCTCCCAGGGTCCGTCCTCACACCCAAGGAGCAAAAGATCTCTAATCGACCTGAAGGGAATCATCAAATGCACCACAGGGAGATCACTTTCCTCTTATCTCTGGTACGGCTGCTACTGTGGAGTGGGGGGTCATGGCAAGCCCAAGGACGACACCGACAA GTGCTGTTACAAGCATGACTGCTGCTACGAAGATGCTAAAAGTAAGGGCTGCAACCCCCTAACAGACGACTACGACTGGAAGTGTGAAGACAAGATGGTCGCTTGTG ATCATTTGACAGACAGGTGCGAGAGGATTCTGTGCGAGTGTGACCGAGATGTCGCCAAGTGCCTGAGTAATGCACGTTACAACTGGTATTACGCTTGGTGGCCGAATTTCCTCTGCGGTTCCGGCAGAAAGTGTGATTAA